The following are encoded together in the Serratia odorifera genome:
- a CDS encoding methyl-accepting chemotaxis protein codes for MKVVTSLLLVLVLFGALQLISGGLFFSSLKSDKENFTVLQTIRQQQSELNGSWVSLLQTRNTLNRAGIRYMMDANKIGSGSTVTELLTFAKGALAVAEQRYAAYEKIPRDARQDAQSAEQLKQQYAILHGALAELIQLLEQGKINAFFDQPTQRYQDGFEQVYKTYLTQNDTLYQSAVEDSNRSFTSASWTLAVVLLVVLAAIVLVWSGIHHILVRPLNRIIEHIRFIAAGDLTHSIDVTSRNEMGVLAASLKHMQSELADTVSGVRQGADAIYSGASEIAAGNNDLSSRTEQQAASLEETAASMEQLTATVKQNAENARQASQLALSASETAQKGGKVVANVVQTMHDIAGSSQKIADITGVIDGIAFQTNILALNAAVEAARAGEQGRGFAVVAGEVRNLAQRSAQAAKEIKGLIEDSVSRVDMGSVLVESAGETMGDIVNAVTRVTDIMGEIASASDEQSRGIDQVGQAVAEMDRVTQQNASLVEESASAAAALEEQASLLTQSVAVFRLQPTGQEEFKTPVAGKIVPPGTNHKKANASDLQDNWETF; via the coding sequence ATGAAGGTGGTCACCAGCCTGCTGCTGGTGTTGGTGTTATTTGGCGCCTTGCAACTGATTTCAGGCGGGCTCTTTTTTTCCTCGCTCAAGAGTGACAAGGAAAACTTTACCGTGCTGCAGACCATTCGTCAGCAGCAGTCGGAGCTGAATGGTAGCTGGGTTTCGCTGCTGCAGACCCGTAATACCCTGAACCGCGCGGGTATTCGCTACATGATGGATGCCAACAAGATCGGCAGCGGCTCGACGGTAACAGAACTGCTGACCTTCGCCAAAGGTGCTCTGGCGGTGGCGGAGCAGCGCTACGCCGCGTATGAAAAAATCCCGCGCGACGCGCGACAGGATGCGCAATCCGCCGAGCAGCTCAAACAGCAGTACGCGATCCTGCACGGCGCGTTGGCGGAACTGATCCAACTGTTGGAGCAGGGCAAAATCAACGCCTTCTTTGACCAGCCGACGCAGCGCTATCAGGACGGTTTCGAGCAGGTCTATAAAACCTACCTCACGCAGAACGACACGCTGTATCAAAGCGCGGTAGAAGACAGCAACCGTTCCTTTACCTCGGCCAGTTGGACCCTGGCGGTGGTGTTGCTGGTGGTGCTGGCGGCGATCGTTCTGGTGTGGAGCGGCATCCATCACATTCTGGTGCGTCCGCTGAATCGCATTATCGAGCACATCAGGTTTATTGCCGCCGGTGATTTGACGCACAGCATCGACGTCACCAGCCGTAATGAAATGGGCGTGCTGGCCGCCAGTCTGAAACACATGCAGAGCGAATTGGCGGACACCGTCAGCGGCGTGCGTCAGGGGGCAGATGCCATCTATAGCGGCGCGTCGGAAATTGCCGCCGGTAACAACGATCTGTCGTCACGCACCGAACAGCAGGCTGCGTCGCTGGAAGAAACCGCCGCCAGCATGGAACAGCTGACCGCCACGGTAAAACAGAACGCCGAAAATGCCCGTCAGGCCAGCCAACTGGCGCTGAGCGCGTCGGAAACCGCGCAGAAAGGTGGCAAGGTGGTGGCAAACGTGGTGCAAACCATGCATGACATTGCCGGAAGTTCGCAGAAAATCGCCGACATTACCGGTGTAATTGACGGTATTGCCTTCCAAACCAATATTCTGGCGCTCAACGCGGCGGTAGAAGCGGCGCGCGCCGGTGAACAGGGTCGCGGCTTCGCGGTGGTGGCCGGTGAAGTGCGTAACCTGGCGCAGCGCAGCGCGCAGGCGGCGAAAGAAATCAAAGGCCTGATCGAAGACTCCGTCAGCCGCGTTGACATGGGGTCGGTTCTGGTGGAAAGCGCCGGTGAAACCATGGGTGACATTGTCAATGCGGTAACGCGTGTCACCGATATCATGGGGGAAATCGCCTCGGCGTCCGATGAACAGAGCCGTGGCATCGATCAGGTCGGTCAGGCGGTGGCCGAAATGGACCGCGTAACCCAGCAGAACGCCTCGCTGGTTGAGGAATCCGCCTCCGCCGCTGCGGCACTGGAAGAACAGGCCAGCCTGTTGACGCAGTCGGTGGCGGTGTTCCGTCTACAGCCAACCGGACAGGAGGAGTTCAAAACCCCTGTCGCCGGCAAAATCGTTCCCCCAGGCACTAACCATAAGAAAGCGAACGCCAGCGATCTGCAAGATAACTGGGAAACGTTCTAA
- a CDS encoding flagellar protein FlhE → MWRVLMVFWGLAAGAAQAVSGSWVADSVGVSLGHGGVRLTSPSLRPPNALPDANARITSISWRYRLASSAPAGLQVELCMPARCMALEGGSGRSEALRGELANGEFYFVYSIQTRGAVFPPLRVLSNQLIVNYQ, encoded by the coding sequence ATGTGGCGTGTCCTGATGGTGTTCTGGGGCTTGGCCGCCGGGGCGGCGCAGGCGGTTTCCGGTTCCTGGGTGGCCGACAGCGTGGGCGTTTCGCTCGGCCACGGCGGGGTGCGTTTGACATCGCCGTCGCTACGCCCGCCGAATGCATTGCCCGATGCCAACGCGCGCATTACCAGCATCAGCTGGCGCTATCGGTTGGCATCGAGCGCGCCAGCCGGGCTGCAGGTTGAATTATGCATGCCGGCGCGCTGCATGGCGCTAGAGGGGGGCAGCGGGCGTAGCGAGGCGTTGCGGGGGGAGCTTGCCAACGGCGAATTTTACTTTGTTTACTCGATTCAAACGCGCGGTGCGGTGTTCCCACCGCTGCGGGTGCTGAGTAATCAGCTGATTGTCAATTACCAATAG
- the cheZ gene encoding protein phosphatase CheZ has translation MRDIPMPASDAATAGEIISRIGQLTRMLRDSMRELGLDQAIAQAAEAIPDARDRLDYVVTMTAQAAERALNCVEAAQPRQAELESQAKTLKGRWDDWFANPIELSDARSLVTDTRQYLERVPEHTAFTNAQLLEIMMAQDFQDLTGQVIKRMMDVVQEIEKQLLMVLMENIPEPEARAKRANEALLNGPQLDASAAGVVASQDQVDDLLDSLGF, from the coding sequence ATGAGAGATATTCCAATGCCTGCCAGCGATGCAGCGACCGCCGGAGAGATCATCTCGCGCATCGGCCAGTTGACGCGTATGTTGCGCGACAGCATGCGCGAACTGGGACTCGATCAGGCGATTGCCCAGGCGGCAGAAGCGATCCCGGATGCGCGCGACCGTCTGGATTATGTGGTTACCATGACGGCGCAGGCAGCGGAACGTGCGCTGAACTGCGTAGAGGCGGCTCAGCCGCGCCAGGCAGAGCTGGAGTCACAGGCCAAAACGCTGAAAGGGCGCTGGGATGACTGGTTTGCCAACCCGATAGAACTGTCGGACGCGCGTTCGTTGGTAACCGATACCCGCCAGTATCTGGAGCGGGTGCCGGAGCATACCGCGTTTACCAACGCACAACTGCTGGAAATCATGATGGCGCAGGACTTTCAGGATCTGACCGGTCAGGTGATCAAACGCATGATGGATGTGGTGCAGGAAATTGAAAAGCAGCTGCTGATGGTGTTGATGGAAAATATCCCTGAACCGGAAGCGCGCGCCAAACGCGCCAATGAAGCATTGCTAAACGGACCTCAACTGGACGCCTCTGCCGCCGGCGTGGTGGCCAGTCAGGATCAGGTGGATGACCTGCTCGACAGCCTCGGATTCTAA
- the cheY gene encoding chemotaxis response regulator CheY — protein MADTNLRFLVVDDFSTMRRIVRNLLKELGFNNVEEAEDGADALNKLRAGGFDFVVSDWNMPNMDGLALLQTIRADAQLAALPVLMVTAEAKKENIIAAAQAGASGYVVKPFTAATLEEKLNKIFEKLGM, from the coding sequence ATGGCGGATACAAATCTCAGATTTTTGGTGGTGGACGATTTCTCAACCATGCGTCGCATCGTCAGAAATCTATTAAAAGAGCTGGGCTTCAACAACGTGGAAGAAGCCGAAGACGGCGCCGATGCGTTGAACAAACTGCGCGCCGGCGGTTTTGATTTTGTGGTATCCGACTGGAACATGCCGAACATGGACGGGTTGGCGCTGTTGCAAACCATCCGCGCCGACGCTCAGTTGGCGGCGTTACCGGTGCTGATGGTAACGGCGGAAGCCAAAAAGGAAAATATCATTGCCGCCGCGCAGGCCGGTGCCAGTGGTTATGTGGTGAAACCTTTTACGGCGGCAACGCTGGAAGAGAAGCTGAATAAGATCTTTGAAAAACTGGGCATGTAA
- a CDS encoding protein-glutamate methylesterase/protein-glutamine glutaminase, which produces MNKISVLSVDDSALMRQLMTEIVNSHPDMEMVATAPDPLVARDLIKKFNPQVLTLDVEMPRMDGLDFLEKLMRLRPMPVVMVSSLTGKGSEITLRALELGAVDFVTKPQLGIREGMLAYSELIAEKIRTAAKARLPQRSTAPTPAILSHTPLLSSEKLIAIGASTGGTEAIRQVLQPLPATSPALLITQHMPPGFTRSFAERLNKLCQITVKEAEDGERVLPGHAYIAPGDRHLELARSGANYQVKLQDGPPVNRHRPSVDVLFRSVAQFAGRNALGVILTGMGNDGAAGMLEMHRAGAYTLAQSEASCVVFGMPREAIASGGVNEVVELERISQRMLAQIAGGQALRI; this is translated from the coding sequence ATGAATAAAATCAGCGTATTAAGCGTAGATGATTCGGCATTGATGCGACAACTGATGACCGAAATTGTCAACAGCCATCCCGATATGGAGATGGTGGCGACCGCGCCTGACCCCTTGGTGGCGCGCGACCTGATCAAAAAATTCAACCCGCAGGTATTGACGCTGGACGTTGAAATGCCGCGCATGGACGGGCTGGATTTCCTCGAGAAACTGATGCGCTTGCGGCCGATGCCGGTGGTGATGGTCTCCTCGCTGACCGGCAAGGGCTCGGAAATTACCTTGCGCGCGCTGGAGCTGGGGGCGGTGGACTTCGTCACCAAACCGCAGTTGGGTATTCGCGAAGGAATGCTGGCCTACAGCGAACTGATCGCCGAGAAGATCCGCACCGCCGCCAAAGCGCGGTTGCCGCAACGCTCCACTGCACCGACGCCGGCCATTCTCAGCCATACGCCTCTGTTGAGCAGTGAAAAACTGATCGCCATCGGCGCATCGACCGGCGGCACGGAAGCGATCCGTCAGGTGCTGCAACCGCTGCCGGCCACCAGCCCGGCGCTGCTGATTACCCAACATATGCCGCCGGGCTTTACCCGTTCGTTTGCCGAACGGCTGAACAAGCTGTGCCAGATCACGGTAAAGGAAGCCGAAGACGGCGAACGGGTACTGCCGGGCCACGCCTACATTGCGCCAGGTGACCGGCACCTGGAACTGGCGCGCAGCGGCGCCAACTATCAGGTGAAGCTGCAAGACGGCCCGCCGGTCAATCGCCACCGTCCGTCGGTGGACGTGCTGTTCCGTTCGGTCGCACAGTTTGCCGGCCGCAATGCGTTGGGGGTGATCCTTACCGGCATGGGCAACGACGGCGCCGCGGGGATGTTGGAAATGCACCGTGCCGGGGCCTATACCCTGGCGCAGAGCGAAGCCAGCTGCGTGGTGTTCGGCATGCCGCGTGAGGCGATAGCCAGCGGCGGCGTCAACGAGGTGGTGGAGCTGGAGCGCATCAGCCAGCGCATGCTGGCGCAAATCGCCGGCGGCCAGGCGCTGCGGATTTAA
- the flgM gene encoding flagellar biosynthesis anti-sigma factor FlgM yields the protein MSIDRTQRLQPVPAVQPRDTAAENGLKPQKNARSETGVSATQVKLSDAQARLMQPGSQDIDMGRVEAIKQAIRNGELKMDAGKIADALLQEMQNDNQGASGRG from the coding sequence ATGAGTATCGATCGCACTCAACGGTTACAACCCGTTCCGGCGGTACAGCCACGCGACACCGCGGCGGAAAACGGCCTTAAACCGCAAAAAAATGCGCGCTCGGAAACTGGCGTCAGCGCTACCCAAGTCAAACTGAGCGATGCGCAAGCGCGTCTGATGCAACCGGGCAGCCAGGATATCGATATGGGCCGGGTGGAAGCCATCAAACAGGCCATCCGCAACGGCGAGTTGAAAATGGATGCCGGCAAAATTGCCGACGCGCTGCTGCAAGAAATGCAAAACGACAACCAGGGTGCTTCCGGCCGCGGCTGA
- the flhA gene encoding flagellar biosynthesis protein FlhA, producing the protein MANLASLLRLPGNFKDTQWQVLAGPILILLILSMMVLPLPAFILDLLFTFNIALSIMVLLVAMFTQRTLEFAAFPTILLFSTLLRLSLNVASTRIILMEGHTGSAAAGRVVEAFGHFLVGGNFAIGIVVFIILVLINFMVITKGAGRIAEVGARFVLDGMPGKQMAIDADLNAGLIGEDEAKKRRAEVTQEADFYGSMDGASKFVRGDAVAGLMIMVINVVGGLLVGVIQHGMSLGSAAESYTLLTIGDGLVAQIPALVISTAAGVIVTRVATDQDVGEQMVGQLFNNPRVMLLSAGVLGLLGMVPGMPNLVFLLFTAALLGLAWWLRGRERQSVQTPEPTIAQDNPQAVEASWSDVQLEDPLGMEVGYRLIPMVDFQQDGELLGRIRSIRKKFAQEMGYLPPVVHIRDNLELPPASYRILMKGVEIGRGEAHPGRWLAINPGNAAGTLAGEKTVDPAFGLEAVWIDSALREQAQIQGFTVVEASTVVATHLNHLIGQFASELFGRQEAQQLLDRVAQEMPKLTEDFIPAVVSLTTLHKVLQNLLAERVSIRDMRTIIETLAEHAPTQSDPYELTTVVRVALGRAITQQWFPGQGEIQVIGLDTQLERLLLQALQGGGGLEPGLADRLLDQARQALQRQEMLSAPPVLLVNHALRALLARFLRRSLPQIVVLSNLEINDERQIRMTATIGAA; encoded by the coding sequence ATGGCTAATTTGGCCTCCCTGCTTCGTTTGCCGGGTAATTTTAAAGATACGCAGTGGCAGGTTTTGGCCGGCCCGATCCTGATCCTGCTGATATTGTCGATGATGGTGTTGCCATTGCCGGCCTTTATCCTCGATCTGCTGTTTACCTTCAATATTGCCCTGTCGATCATGGTACTGCTGGTGGCGATGTTCACCCAGCGGACGCTGGAGTTCGCCGCGTTCCCGACCATATTGCTGTTTTCCACCTTGCTGCGTCTGTCGCTGAACGTGGCGTCGACGCGCATCATCCTGATGGAAGGACATACCGGCTCCGCCGCCGCAGGACGGGTCGTCGAAGCCTTCGGCCATTTTCTGGTGGGCGGTAACTTCGCCATCGGCATCGTGGTGTTTATCATTCTGGTGCTGATCAACTTTATGGTGATCACCAAGGGCGCCGGGCGCATTGCCGAAGTTGGCGCGCGTTTTGTGCTGGACGGTATGCCGGGCAAGCAGATGGCGATCGATGCCGATCTCAACGCTGGCCTGATTGGCGAAGACGAAGCGAAAAAGCGTCGTGCCGAAGTCACACAGGAAGCGGACTTTTACGGCTCGATGGACGGTGCCAGCAAGTTTGTGCGCGGCGACGCGGTTGCCGGTCTGATGATCATGGTGATTAACGTGGTTGGTGGTCTACTGGTCGGCGTTATTCAGCATGGCATGTCGCTCGGCAGCGCCGCTGAAAGCTACACCTTGCTGACCATCGGTGACGGCCTGGTGGCGCAGATCCCGGCGCTGGTGATCTCGACGGCGGCCGGGGTGATCGTCACCCGCGTGGCGACCGATCAGGACGTCGGCGAACAGATGGTCGGCCAATTGTTCAACAATCCGCGTGTCATGCTGCTCAGCGCCGGGGTGCTGGGGTTGCTTGGCATGGTGCCGGGCATGCCCAACCTGGTGTTTCTGCTGTTTACCGCCGCTTTGCTCGGTCTGGCCTGGTGGCTGCGCGGCCGTGAACGGCAGTCGGTGCAGACGCCTGAACCGACGATAGCGCAAGACAACCCACAGGCGGTGGAGGCCAGTTGGTCTGACGTACAGCTGGAAGACCCGCTCGGCATGGAGGTCGGCTATCGGCTGATCCCGATGGTCGACTTTCAGCAGGATGGCGAACTGCTCGGTCGCATTCGCAGCATACGCAAGAAGTTTGCCCAGGAAATGGGCTATTTGCCGCCGGTGGTGCACATTCGCGATAACCTGGAACTGCCGCCGGCCAGCTACCGTATTCTGATGAAGGGGGTAGAGATCGGCCGCGGCGAAGCACATCCGGGGCGTTGGCTGGCGATTAACCCGGGCAATGCCGCCGGTACGCTGGCGGGAGAGAAAACCGTCGATCCGGCCTTTGGTCTGGAGGCGGTGTGGATTGACAGCGCGCTGCGCGAACAGGCGCAGATCCAGGGCTTTACCGTGGTGGAAGCCAGTACGGTGGTGGCGACGCATTTGAATCACCTGATTGGCCAGTTTGCCAGTGAACTGTTTGGCCGTCAGGAGGCGCAGCAGTTGCTCGATCGCGTCGCGCAAGAGATGCCAAAGCTGACCGAAGACTTTATCCCCGCAGTCGTGTCGCTGACCACGCTGCATAAAGTGCTGCAGAATCTGCTGGCGGAGCGGGTATCGATTCGTGATATGCGTACCATCATTGAAACGCTGGCGGAGCATGCGCCGACGCAGAGCGACCCGTACGAATTGACTACCGTGGTGCGGGTGGCGCTCGGACGTGCCATTACCCAGCAGTGGTTCCCGGGGCAGGGCGAAATACAGGTTATCGGGTTGGATACCCAGCTTGAGCGCTTGCTGTTGCAGGCGCTGCAGGGCGGCGGTGGTCTGGAGCCGGGGCTGGCGGATCGGTTGCTGGATCAGGCGCGACAGGCACTGCAACGGCAAGAGATGCTCAGCGCGCCGCCGGTGCTGCTGGTTAACCACGCCTTGCGCGCATTACTGGCGCGCTTTTTGCGCCGCAGTCTGCCGCAAATCGTGGTGCTGTCGAATCTGGAAATCAACGACGAGCGGCAAATTCGCATGACCGCCACTATCGGTGCAGCATGA
- the flhB gene encoding flagellar biosynthesis protein FlhB: protein MAEDSDLEKSEAPTPHRVEKAREEGQIPRSRELTSILMLIAGLAILWVGGSNLARQLAQMLTDGLHFDHGMVNNDRQMLHQLGMLLRQAVWALLPVMAGLVLVALTAPMLLGGILFSGKSLKFDLKRLNPLSGLKRIFSSQVLAELLKGVLKALLVGWVTGLFLWHNWAAMLHLVTQQPLDALANALQMVVFCGLLVVLGLVPMVAFDVFYQLWSHIKKLKMTKQDIRDEFKEQEGDPHVKGRIRQQQQAIARRRMMSDVPKADVIVTNPTHYAVALQYNDKQMSAPRVLAKGAGEIALRIRELAAQHRIPTLEAPPLARALYRHSEIGQHIPTTLYAAVAEVLAWVYQLRRWQREGGLIPKKPERLPVPEALDFAGESNADG from the coding sequence GTGGCTGAAGACAGCGATCTGGAAAAAAGCGAAGCGCCCACCCCTCACCGGGTGGAAAAAGCGCGCGAAGAAGGCCAGATCCCGCGTTCACGCGAACTGACCTCGATCCTGATGCTGATAGCCGGACTGGCCATCCTGTGGGTCGGCGGCAGCAACCTGGCGCGACAGCTGGCGCAGATGCTGACCGACGGGCTGCACTTTGATCACGGCATGGTCAACAACGACCGGCAAATGCTGCATCAGCTTGGCATGCTATTGCGCCAGGCGGTATGGGCGCTGCTGCCGGTGATGGCCGGTCTGGTGCTGGTGGCCTTGACCGCGCCGATGTTGCTGGGCGGCATTCTGTTTAGCGGAAAATCCCTCAAGTTCGATCTGAAACGTCTGAATCCGCTTTCCGGTCTGAAGCGCATATTTTCCAGTCAGGTGTTGGCGGAATTGCTGAAGGGCGTTCTGAAAGCCTTGCTGGTCGGCTGGGTGACCGGGTTGTTTCTGTGGCACAACTGGGCGGCGATGTTGCACCTGGTGACGCAACAGCCGCTGGACGCGTTAGCCAATGCGCTGCAAATGGTGGTTTTCTGCGGTTTGCTGGTGGTCCTCGGGCTGGTGCCGATGGTGGCGTTCGATGTGTTTTATCAGCTGTGGAGCCACATTAAAAAGCTGAAGATGACCAAGCAGGACATTCGTGATGAATTCAAGGAACAGGAGGGCGATCCGCACGTTAAGGGCCGTATTCGACAGCAACAGCAGGCGATTGCCCGCCGCCGCATGATGTCCGACGTGCCAAAGGCTGATGTGATCGTCACCAACCCGACTCATTACGCGGTGGCATTGCAATACAACGACAAGCAGATGAGTGCGCCAAGGGTGCTGGCCAAGGGGGCCGGCGAGATCGCGTTGCGCATACGCGAACTGGCGGCGCAGCACCGTATACCGACGCTCGAGGCGCCGCCGTTGGCACGTGCGCTGTATCGCCATAGCGAGATCGGACAACATATTCCCACCACCCTGTACGCTGCCGTAGCCGAAGTTCTGGCCTGGGTCTATCAACTGCGCCGCTGGCAGCGCGAAGGGGGGTTGATCCCGAAAAAACCTGAACGTTTACCGGTGCCGGAAGCACTGGATTTTGCTGGAGAAAGTAACGCTGATGGCTAA
- the cheR gene encoding protein-glutamate O-methyltransferase CheR: protein MTSSSPQSPLLLQMAQRLPLSDVHFRRISQLIYQRAGIVLAAHKRGMVYNRLVRRLRLLGLHDFGDYLALLESDPNSAEWQAFINALTTNLTAFFREAHHFPILAEHARARPNGYRVWSTAASTGEEPYSIAITLSEALGQRAASCQVWASDIDTQVLEKAEAGVYRQEDLRTLTPGQMQRYFLRGTGPHQGLVRVRPELAARVSFQPLNLLAPEWTLPGQFDAIFCRNVMIYFDKATQERILRRFVPLLKPGGLMFAGHSENFSQISRDFYLRGQTVYGLTRER, encoded by the coding sequence ATGACATCATCGTCTCCGCAAAGCCCATTATTGCTCCAGATGGCGCAGCGACTGCCGCTGTCGGACGTTCATTTTCGCCGTATCAGCCAGCTGATCTATCAGCGTGCCGGCATCGTGCTGGCGGCCCACAAGCGCGGGATGGTCTACAACCGCCTGGTACGCCGCCTGCGTCTGTTGGGGCTGCATGACTTTGGCGACTATCTGGCGCTGTTGGAAAGCGATCCGAACAGCGCCGAATGGCAGGCGTTCATCAATGCGCTGACCACCAACCTGACGGCCTTTTTCCGCGAGGCGCATCACTTCCCGATTTTGGCGGAACATGCACGCGCACGGCCAAACGGCTACCGCGTCTGGAGCACTGCCGCATCGACCGGCGAAGAACCCTATTCGATCGCCATTACGTTGAGCGAAGCACTGGGGCAGCGCGCCGCCAGTTGCCAGGTATGGGCCAGCGACATTGATACCCAGGTGTTGGAGAAAGCCGAAGCGGGCGTCTACCGGCAGGAAGATTTGCGAACCCTGACGCCAGGTCAGATGCAGCGCTATTTCCTGCGCGGCACCGGACCGCACCAGGGACTGGTAAGGGTACGACCGGAACTGGCGGCGCGGGTGAGCTTTCAACCGCTGAATCTGCTGGCGCCGGAATGGACGCTGCCGGGGCAGTTTGACGCCATTTTCTGTCGCAACGTGATGATCTATTTCGATAAGGCAACCCAGGAACGCATCCTGCGGCGGTTTGTACCCCTGCTGAAGCCGGGAGGGTTGATGTTTGCCGGTCATTCCGAAAACTTCAGCCAGATCAGCCGCGATTTCTACTTGCGTGGCCAGACCGTATATGGCCTGACCAGGGAGAGGTAA
- a CDS encoding methyl-accepting chemotaxis protein produces the protein MFNRIRISTSLFLLLLTFCVMQLISTGLSYSAFRSDNQNLTIITLGSQQRDALSLSWVALLQARNTLNRAGTRAALKVPQEQVNLLMGNARSSLQKADLYFNQFLAVPRVSDRERQLTEHTQASYDQLRSALRELIGFLENNNLQAFMDQPTQKTQDLFEAEFVQYLQGVNDSIEQAREANQRSYAYAIWLVVGAVLMLIAVTGSAMWWLRRMLVQPLEIMRAHFERIASGDLAAPIQVYGRNEISLLFGSLQTMQQSLIGTVGAVREGAESILIGLQEISEGNNDLSSRTEQQAASLEQTAASMEQLTATVKQNADNARQASQLAREASATAAKGGELASDVVTTMHDIASSSQKIGAITSVIDGIAFQTNILALNAAVEAARAGEQGRGFAVVAGEVRNLAQRSAQAAKEIKSLIDESVSRVKQGSTLVENSGSTMQDIVHSVTRVTDIMGEIASASDEQSRGIEQVTQAVTQMDQVTQQNAALVEEAASAAAALEEQAITLADAVAVFRLADDNFSVADSHQQSVAVEVKEHADCQQA, from the coding sequence GTGTTCAACCGAATCCGTATCTCTACCAGTCTGTTCCTGTTGCTGCTGACTTTTTGCGTGATGCAGTTGATCAGCACCGGCCTGTCGTATAGCGCTTTCCGTTCCGATAACCAGAATCTCACTATCATTACCCTGGGCAGCCAGCAGCGCGATGCGCTCAGCCTGAGCTGGGTTGCCCTGTTGCAGGCGCGCAATACCCTGAACCGCGCCGGAACCCGCGCGGCGCTGAAGGTGCCGCAAGAGCAGGTCAACCTGTTGATGGGCAATGCGCGCAGCTCGTTGCAAAAGGCCGATCTCTATTTCAATCAGTTTCTGGCGGTGCCGCGCGTCAGCGATCGGGAGCGGCAACTGACTGAACATACCCAAGCCAGCTATGACCAATTACGCAGCGCGCTGCGTGAGCTGATCGGTTTCCTTGAGAATAACAACCTGCAAGCCTTTATGGATCAGCCGACGCAAAAGACCCAGGACCTGTTCGAAGCCGAGTTCGTGCAATATCTGCAAGGGGTTAATGACAGCATCGAGCAGGCCAGAGAGGCCAACCAGCGCTCGTACGCCTATGCGATCTGGCTGGTGGTGGGCGCGGTGCTGATGCTGATCGCGGTCACCGGCAGCGCAATGTGGTGGCTGCGCCGCATGCTGGTGCAGCCGCTGGAGATCATGCGTGCCCACTTTGAACGCATCGCCAGCGGCGATCTGGCCGCGCCGATCCAGGTTTATGGACGCAATGAAATCAGCCTGCTGTTTGGCAGTCTGCAAACGATGCAGCAGTCGCTTATCGGTACGGTGGGGGCGGTGCGTGAAGGCGCGGAGTCGATCCTGATTGGCTTGCAGGAAATTTCGGAGGGTAACAACGATCTGTCGTCACGCACCGAACAGCAGGCCGCCTCGCTGGAACAAACCGCCGCCAGCATGGAACAGCTGACCGCCACGGTAAAACAGAATGCCGACAATGCCCGCCAGGCTTCACAGCTGGCGCGCGAGGCGTCCGCCACCGCCGCCAAGGGCGGTGAACTGGCCAGCGACGTGGTGACCACCATGCATGATATCGCCAGCAGTTCGCAGAAGATTGGCGCCATTACCAGCGTAATCGACGGTATTGCCTTCCAGACTAATATTCTGGCGCTCAATGCGGCGGTGGAGGCGGCGCGCGCCGGCGAGCAGGGGCGTGGCTTTGCGGTGGTGGCCGGCGAGGTGCGCAATCTGGCGCAGCGTAGCGCACAGGCGGCAAAAGAAATAAAAAGCCTGATCGATGAATCGGTCAGTCGGGTCAAGCAGGGATCGACGCTGGTTGAAAACTCCGGCTCGACGATGCAGGACATCGTGCATTCGGTAACACGGGTGACCGATATCATGGGCGAAATCGCCTCCGCGTCGGATGAGCAAAGCCGTGGTATTGAGCAGGTTACGCAGGCGGTAACCCAGATGGATCAGGTAACGCAGCAGAACGCCGCTCTGGTGGAGGAGGCCGCTTCAGCCGCCGCCGCGCTGGAGGAGCAGGCGATCACGCTGGCGGATGCGGTTGCGGTTTTCCGCCTGGCGGACGACAACTTCAGCGTAGCAGACAGCCATCAGCAAAGCGTTGCCGTTGAGGTAAAGGAACACGCAGATTGTCAACAAGCATGA